The genomic stretch TCAATGGATGCAATGATCTCTTATAAAAATCAAACTTTTCTTTATGAAGGCTTTGCACTGTTGCTTAGATTTTTCAGATGTATACCATTCCGACTATCACAAGATAGCTTTCTTATTTGATTGCGGCACGGTCACCGATTCATCAGCGAAAGTAGAATTTCAATTTAGTATGAAAAGTAATGATAATTCCATTTCCTTAAGTTTCATTTTGTGACATATGCATACCAGCTCCACCCATCTCCAAAACAACATTCGTAGCTAATATTCGTCGTAGATGTCAATTGCGACGAAATATTTCCTTGCAGAACATAGATCCAGTTCGACTCAATGGTCATATAGGAGTCACATTAGGTGTTGTTGACTTTATGTTACTATTAAGACATCACTGACTTCATGTTACTATTTTTACTTTTTTAGGGTTATCTGTAAGAAAGGGTTTGAAAATTCTAAATTAGAACAATAGAAATAAATAAACGTAATTTAGTTACAAGTGTAGTTTCAAAGACATTTTCAACATTTGTAATGTTATTGATTATTGGCGAGacattataaatagtttaaacgaCAATCATATACAGTCGACCGTGGTTTTGTATTAATTATAAACTCTTTGATACTTTTCAACATCATTTATTAGAAGTGGATTTAAAAAACAATAAACTATACATTTAAACATTTACAGAAAGATATATTAACCATCTTTACAAAATAttactccctctcatccactcTTTTCTCCCCCTTTGAAGTGGGCGCGGGGATTAAGGGTGgagagtataatattgataaagataTGAGTGAGTTTGTTAATTGGAGTgaggtatgaataattaggattaaatattaataaaagaGATGGGTGAGTTTGGTTATTGGAGGGAtgtaggaataattagaattaaatattaataaaggatatggtgggatttgatgagtggagagaggttgaagtataatattaataaaaactttctcaaaaaaggaaaggggaagagaacctgaataatccgttttaggaaataaggaagaaaagagTGAATGAGAAGGAGTATATAATTTGTGATAGTTgtcatattatttatattatttatattcaaATGTTGATTATACCCGTGCATTTTGCACGGGTTACACACTAGTAACATAGATACACTTATTAAGTAAACCATCATTTGGGACAACCATCAACTACATGTGTAGGGAAGACAACGCAATAGTGTAATATTAGTGTCTTCTAGACTTCTACTTTAACCCTCAATAACGTTTTTAGTGTCGTCCTCAATGAAAATTTGTGTTTCTATTtcttacttcctccattcaacttcactctaCCATAGTACAATTTGCACAAATGTTAAGAAAATAATAAAGTAGTAATAAAAGTACAATGAGAAATGGGATGGATGATTAATTTGTCCATAAAGTGGGTAATTATGTGGGCCAACTagtgacattttgtgtaaataattGTTTGGCATGAGGATAAAAGGGTCATTTTACTTGCTTTTTATGGAAAGTAATAGAGTGAAATTGAatggatgaaaaaggaaatatggtagagtggagttgaatggaggaagtataaaacTAATAGGAATACTTGCGTTATTCTTTACATTAACCTATTCACTTGAATACTTCTACTGGACTTCTTGGCCCAATAGCCACTGGGCCAGTTATGTTATCTCATCTGCTTTTTTGGGCCTGATTCACTAGTTGGAGAGGGAATCTTCTCCATTTCATACTTTATTCGTTTCCTTCCCTTTTCTCTAATAGAACAATATTTTCTTATTATCTACTTTCAAACTTTTCATTCAATTGACCGTTAGATCGTTTTGAGACGGAATCTAGACCATTAATAATAAATGGAAGGAAATGGAGAGAGGAATAAATGGAGAGAAACTTAATTACACTAGTTGCCGATGTAATCAGTTTTGTATAAtccaaatttgttgatcttttttTGGTTAATGCCTACCTGAAATGGCGGGCTGAGACCGGTAGTTGCATTCGATAACAATTATAGTCATAAACCCGTTAAATAAATGGCAAACCTCACCTGACAACTTAGTGCTTGCTTAAGCGATTGAACTCAAGCCTCGACCATTTGTACATGCCTTGATGGCGATCATGTACAAGGTGATGAACATGTTGGTGTGGGTAACGTTGTCTAGGTGGTAATATAAAAATGTTATTTATACTCGTACTATTATCAGGGGCGGGCGCAGGAATTCATCGAAGGGGGGCACAAATTTTTTTCCGatacattattttttattttaagcCACATTTTTTTTCCTCcccaaaaatagaaaaataactaattttaataattttttagtttaaaaaattgtatttaattttgaactttcttctaaaatatttaaatttgaaaTAAATGTACTTTGTaattaataatgaataatatCTCCTATAAAAAGATATATTATATTCTAATATTTAAAAGAAAACTAAACACAAGTGGTTCAATGGTTGAGAAGATGATATGTAACTTCAAGGTTAAGGGTTCAAACCCTGGGAGGAGCATTTTTTACATATGAAGAGGAGAGCTTACTAATGAGAATGGGCCTTGTGATTACACAGTTTAACAAAAAATGGGACCTCCCAAACAGTCCACTAAAGAGCTTACCAACTGAACCACGTAAACCTATTGCTTATTTTTGTTAGTTATAAAAAATTTATCCCGAAAAGTTCAtggtgggcacgtgcccacccGGGCCCCCCTAAATCCGCCCATGACTATTATGTATTGGAACATTTTTCATGAAATAAGCGGTAGCTACCGAAATTAAAGGCGTAAAACCAAATTAAGAAAACACTAAAAACAAAGCTGTAATTTGTATTAGTTATAAAAAATTTATCTCGAAAAGTTCAtggtgggcacgtgcccacccAGGCCCCCCCTAAATCCGCCCATGACTATTATGTATTGGAGCATTTTTCATGAAATAAGCGGTAGCTACCGAAATTAAAGGCGTAAAACCAAATTAAGAAAACACTAAAAACAAAGATGTAATTTGTATAGTAGTATGATTGACGGCGAAATTGTTAATTCCAGGAAGTCACTATCTTAAGAAACAATCAATCCATCTTATCCTATACAAACAAATACTAATTTTAATCATGGAGTACGACAAATTGCATTCTGTATCGACACCAtaatattttcatattattattattatgttaataTTTAATAAGAAAATAAACGTGTTGTTGTAGAAGCGGTAAACCTGTGCATATGATATTAGTAGGCCGCCAAGTCTAAGTCATAGCAGCTCTTAGTTGTGATCTTGTCATGGTTGATTCATATGCTCTTGATTTTCTTATTATTATGCATACGTGATGCGGTGCTGGTTGTATTTTCATATTTTCAAATGTCAACGTGCAAGTACAACTGTACTCCAAATGGACCCGGTTGACTTTATGtttatttactattttaattATATAGTTTTACTCCGTTAATTCTGATCAATAATTATCGGCTATTGTTTTTTCACAGAGAGTGAGCGAAAAAAAAAAcgggtgatttattggtataGTAATAATAACGGCTCACAAAGATCAATAGAAAATATCTCACCGAAATGGAGGACGTATTTAAATCGCACCATATGAAAACATAGAAAAATAGAGATACAAATCACGCCATTTAAGCGTAAAACAATTTAGGAAGTACTCCGTATCTGATTTCTATGGTTCTACCAATACTTTTCAAATAATATTTTCAAATTAAATACATGAGATTTTTGTACGTGTTTATACATGATTTTAAAACTCATTGTGTGTATGGAAGGACAACTTGATTTACGTGTGCATATATGAATTACATCGAATCAATGTACATTATACATAAGGTAAATAGAGTATGGTAATCTCACATGAACCCGACACCAAAAATAACGAGGTTGGGTTAAGACTTGATGAAACATTTCTATAAGTGGGTTGATCCGAACATGACACGGGATTATTTGATTGTGTTCGGTTTGGGTTGAACTATACAAACACAAAATTGGGTTGAGGCTAGATGACACGTTTATGTATTTGGGTCAACAAACACAAACGAGATTTAACTGACTTTGGTTTGGGTTGAAGAGTTTGTAACCTGTTTATATAAATTACTccatctgtcccggtcatttgttgtcctttggttttggcacaaagaccaaggaaatgaGAGAtgatcaattactaaatgacaagtgaaatAAATTGAGAGTGAATGATCAATTACTCATAAATTCactcttaaaatagaaaggacaacaacacccaaaaaaaaaaagacaacaaatgaccagaAATGACCAGAATAAAGGGAGTATATAACATGAACATGAAACCGACAAAACTCAATATGTTTATTATAAGGTCTAGTTACATGGTCATGACTCAGATTAAGAAGTGGTTGAATTTGCAAAAACGCGTTAATTTTTAACAAATTAGTACTAATAAAACAACACTAGCTAATAAATCCTACAAAAATGGTAAATATCTcccaaaaaaaggaaaaaatgaaaaaaaatcgaCAACGTTTTTCTATCTGACTTAATTAGGAGGATGATTCACATTATAAGAACACAGCTGGAATTGATATCTTGGATAAGGACTCAACCGTGGGAATGATCAAGCTGTTTAACCCTATTTATTACGTTACATTTACATAACAACGGGTCCCACCTACCCAAATACTCGGTAATAAATCACTAtaaaatcctctttcattttGGCTTCTTCAACACTTCATTTTTTCATACATTCATCATCTTCCTAAGTAATTTACCTGGTATGTATGCATGTCTTTACAACTCCACATTTCTTTCAATTCCCGTATTCTTTCCGTCTCAATTccttatttgtttacttttataCGGAGTATTCATCAAAGTTAAACAAATAACTGAGATATAAGGATTAtccttttattgcatttttctatATATGATAGACTTGGTTTCGTTACGTGTCAATTCCAATGGCATAGCTAGACGATAAAATTGATAATTGATTTTTTCAAAATGAATACATTGAAAGAGTAttaattgtcaaaatattttcatATAATTTACGTCATTGTATATTTGCGTTATAAATAGAGATGGCAGAAAACGGAAACGGAAACGGAAACGGAAACGGAGTATGCCATGATGACAGTGCACGACCTGTGAAAGCGAAAACCATAGACGAGTTACACTCCCTTCAGAGGAAGAAATCGGCGCCTACGACACCAAGCAAAAGTCCTAAACCAGGTGTTATTACCCCTTTTGCCACCATGTCCGAAGAGGAACGTCAGAGACTACAACTTCAATCCATTAGGTACTCTTATCGATCTAATATATACTCCCTTccttttttcttttattattaattCTTCATCCGTTTCGTTTAATATGTTGTTTTAGATACTCATAAAAGTAAAGTACCATTTGTAAGCATTTTGTTTTGAAGAAAATGCAATGCAATGTTGACTTGTTGATGTGTGTTAATTTGATGTTACGCTACTTAAAAGAGGGACAATGAGGCATAAGAAACGTTCTTACGTTGAATTTATGGATGGAAATTTAATCCTCTTTTTACATTTGTAAATTACACGTCAATAACGTGGAACACTTCAAAATAATTAAGGTCTCTATGGATGATGTCCAGATGGCTAAAACTTGGAGTGAAATTAGTAAAGATTTTAGGTTCAACTCTTTttaagagtaaagtatttatGGCCAGAGATTGTGTCTTCTAGACTTTGAATAATATAAAACAAGTAATTTTAGGCTctatttggtaaaactaactgaaaaagtAGCTGAAACCTAAAAAGGTAAACTGATAAGGTAGttgaaaattaggaactgataagataactgattatataaaaaaaatgtttggcaaattaATTGAAAAGGTGActaattttgatgaaatgacgtaaaaggatatgttaattatttaatagtatagatttaaatggtaaaaacggaaaatcaaaccaaatcaggtatctgaaatctcaaatgctactctaggtaacatttcatttcaggtagcttatttgactaaATAagatcaaataagctacttgccaaacgtttacaaaaaaaaaaaaaaaaaaagtacttgaaattttggtcaaataagttactttgaccatcaggtacctgaaataacTTGACAAACGGAGCCTTATTTTATGTTacttgaataatatagtaatcgTACTAAAtttgtattgttttgtttattaaaaaaaaaaacagcgcTTCATTGGCGTCGCTGACAAGAGAAACAGGGCCAAAGGTGGTGAGAGGAGACCCAGCAAGGAAATCAGACGGTCCGAAGCacgtccaccaccaccacccagtTGTGCCAACAATTAGCGTTAGTGACAGCGCCTTGAAATTCACTCATGTCCTCTACAATCTATCCCCTGCCGGTACATAATTACTCTTTTCACTCTCATTTTCATAACATATTAATGTCGTGACTACGTCCATCCCAAATTTATTGTcgacttttattttatttggtaCCGCAGAGCTATATGAGCAGGCAATCAAGTACGAGAAAGGGTCGTTCATCACATCAACTGGTGCACTGGCAACCCTTTCTGGAGCTAAGACCGGGAGATCTCCTAGAGACAAGCGTGTTGTCCTTGACGagaccactgaaaaagagctttGGTGGGGAAAGTAAGTCACACATATATCATGCGGCCACCGTTTAGTAATAATATTGGCATTTTGCATATATATGCTCTTTAATTTCAATGCTAATTCTGTTACTAACAAAAAAATGTTACAGGGGATCACCCAACATTGAGATGGACGAGCAGACGTTCATGGTTAACAGAGAACGGGCTGTTGATTATTTAAATTCCCTCGAAAAGGTTTTAATCCATCTCTAGCACACAAATAAGCTTATACATCTGGTTGTATAtagagcattgtacaaccaagggataagaatccgagcttatatgaATTTTTTTCCGAGCTAATTCAAAGTTTatatttttaatgtgtaaatggatgattTCAGAtactttttaataaaactcatattctttaacataaaactCGGATAATTTATTACAAAGCTCGAATTCTATAccgtacaactggttgtataatccatgaattTATCTCTAGCATGCACGCACATGTTATCAGGTCGGCATACTTGAGTTGTATGTACATAAgtcattttttaaaataaaattgcAGGTATTTGTGAATGACCAGTTTTTGAACTGGGATCCAGAGAACCGCATTAAAGTCAGGATTGTATCTGCTAGAGCTTATCATTCTTTGTTCATGCACAACATGTAAGTATAATAGTATATACACTAAGAAATTAAGCTGATTTTACAACGCTGGTCAATTCCCGTGTAATCAATCAATAACTTGATGGGTGACACAGGTGTATTCGACCTACACCCGAAGAAATGGAAAATTTTGGGACACCAGATTTCACTATTTACAATGCTGGTCAATTCCCGTGTAATCGTTACACTCACTACATGACATCGTCGACTAGCATAGACATTAATCTGGCTAGGCGAGAAATGGTCATCCTTGGGACTCAGTATGCCGGGGAAATGAAGAAAGGGCTTTTCGGTGTCATGCACTATCTCATGCCTAAGCGTCAAATTCTTTCTCTTCATTCGGGCTGTAATATGGGCAAAAACGGCGATGTAGCCCTCTTCTTTGGCTTgtcaggtatatatatatatatataaactacatAAGCGATCATGTCTGTTTTTATACGAATTTTGAGACTAACTAATTAATTCTCTAGGTACTGGGAAAACTACTCTGTCTACGGATCACAATCGGTTATTGATTGGTGATGACGAGCATTGTTGGAGCGACAATGGTGTGTCAAATATTGAAGGTGGATGCTACGCCAAGTGTATTGATCTTTCCGGGGAAAAAGAACCTGATATCTGGAATGCCATCAAATTCGGAACTGGTAAAATTTCAaaatcccccttatactaaaaaaaaaaaagggtttttcTCATGTGTACCCCTATATTTCTACCTTTTCTCACTTGTACCCCTACTTTTCTATTAACCCCACTTATGCCCTGTAGTTTTCAACCAGTCCCAAACGTGACCTTACTGCGTTCTTCGGTCATTTATTCAAGTTATGTTAGCTGCTTTCTTCCATTATAACACCACCACCTCACTTTAATTCATCTTCTTCCTTCAACCTCTAATTTTAAGACTAACATTTAAATCACTTGGCTCAATTAAAATCATCCCACTTCCTCGCTGATTCCTACCCATCACTAAAAGTTACCCCTAATTTCTTCACCTTGCACCCATGCCATTAGACCACCACTACCGAGCACCGATCTCCTCACTGTCACCCTTTTGGCATCATCATCTACCTTCAAACACCATAACGTAGCTCCACCAAATTTTCCCAATGTTATCCGCCAACCTCGATTCATCATTGTTGACAACCCATCAAATAGGATTGAGCACTGTATTCGGATGTCATGTCACTCCTGGCTACAAATAGTATTGCAAATCAACAAGCTGTTTGTTAAGTGAGATCGATCGTAGCGAGGTATTGTAGAAAATAGATCTTCTTGTAATTATGGTGGTGTATGAAATGGATGGAGGCAGGAGTGTTATAGTTTGTAGATGGTGGTTGTGGGCAGTACATGAGTTACGCTAGGATGGCTTGGATTTGTGGGAGGTGAGCAGGGTGTAGTGGGCACTATGGGCAGTATTTAACGGACCTAACTGACGGAAAAATTAGTAAGGTTATGTATGAGAATAAGTGAGAAAGTGAAGGGTACAAGTGGGGATAATAAAAATGGAGGGGTACAAGTGAGAAAACCTAAAAATATAGGGGTACACATgagaaaaacccaaaaaaaaaagatctcCCAAATTTTCCGCCTAAATGAATTTTGGCTATAATTGGGCTTtcattatatcatatctgtaattgggcttttattatatcatatatGTAATTGAACTTTCATTATATTATTTTTACAACTGTAATATACAAAACTTTTCCTTTTCCGGtgattaatacaaaacattaataataataaattttacaattaaCCTAGTTTGTTTTTTTA from Silene latifolia isolate original U9 population chromosome 2, ASM4854445v1, whole genome shotgun sequence encodes the following:
- the LOC141644250 gene encoding phosphoenolpyruvate carboxykinase (ATP) 1 yields the protein MAENGNGNGNGNGVCHDDSARPVKAKTIDELHSLQRKKSAPTTPSKSPKPGVITPFATMSEEERQRLQLQSISASLASLTRETGPKVVRGDPARKSDGPKHVHHHHPVVPTISVSDSALKFTHVLYNLSPAELYEQAIKYEKGSFITSTGALATLSGAKTGRSPRDKRVVLDETTEKELWWGKGSPNIEMDEQTFMVNRERAVDYLNSLEKVFVNDQFLNWDPENRIKVRIVSARAYHSLFMHNMCIRPTPEEMENFGTPDFTIYNAGQFPCNRYTHYMTSSTSIDINLARREMVILGTQYAGEMKKGLFGVMHYLMPKRQILSLHSGCNMGKNGDVALFFGLSGTGKTTLSTDHNRLLIGDDEHCWSDNGVSNIEGGCYAKCIDLSGEKEPDIWNAIKFGTVVENVVFDEHTREVDYTDKSVTENTRAAYPIEYIPNAKIPCVGPHPKNVILLACDAFGVLPPVSKLNLAQTMYHFISGYTALVAGTEEGVKEPQATFSACFGAAFIMMHPTKYAAMLADKMQKYGTTAWLVNTGWSGGRYGVGSRIKLQYTRKIIDAIHSGSLLSANYKKTEIFGLEIPTEIEGVPSEILDPVNAWPDKDAYKETLLKLGGLFRKNFEVFADYKIGTDNKLTEEILAAGPVF